From a single Tautonia marina genomic region:
- a CDS encoding tyrosine-type recombinase/integrase, with protein RLSKRTGIYVYAYAFRHRFATRKLAEGVAPAVVAQLMNHSDLSMISKHYSHIGTMHSLMRDAID; from the coding sequence ACCGACTCAGCAAGAGAACGGGAATCTACGTCTATGCCTATGCCTTTCGGCACCGATTCGCTACCCGCAAATTGGCTGAAGGTGTTGCTCCTGCTGTCGTGGCGCAACTGATGAATCACTCTGACCTTTCAATGATAAGCAAGCACTATTCACACATTGGCACCATGCACAGTCTGATGAGAGATGCCATAGATTGA